GATAGCCCACCTCCGCGGCGATGACCCGGGCACTCTCGACCGCCCGGACGAGCGGGCTACTGTACACGTGGACCGGCTGGATGCCCAGTATACCGGCGAGCGAGCGTCCGGCGCGGTGCGCCTGATCCCGCCCCTCCTCAGAGAGCCCGTAGTCCAGCCGGCCCTGCCAGATGCCGGCCGCGTTCGCCGTAGAACGGCCGTGGCGCACGAGTAAAGCCTGCACCGCCTGCTCCTCCCAAACTTCCCGAACTTCCCGAACTTCCGGAATGTCCCGAGTTTCCTGATCACGCCTCACGTCACACCGGCCGAGATCGCCAGGACGTCTCCCACGTCGGGCAGGCCGTCCATGTGGCGGTGCCCGGCGGCCAGCGGCACGGCCACGAAGCCGAGGGAGACCGCAACACCGGCGGGTAGCAGGTATCCGAGTCCCAGAAGCGCGGCCACCACTGGCAGCCCGACGAGGATACCGAACACCGCCTGCAGATACCCGTAAGAGGCCGCCTCCCCGAGCGTGGCGCGCCCGGCCGGATACACGGTAAAGAAAGAGGTGAAGAAAGAGAGCAACGCCCGCACGATAGCCCCGGCTACCGCAGCCTGAGCGGCACACCCGAGACGCAGAGATATACCTCCTCCGCGGCGGCTGCAACGCGTTGGTTGGCGAGCCCGAGGAGGTCCCGGAACCGCCGGCCCTCCGGGCTCTCCGGCACGAGCCCCAGCCCCACCTCGTCACTCACGACCACCACCGGCGGGCCGAGCCCGGAGGCGTCGGAGAGAAAAACGTCCAACTCCCCAAGAACCTCCTCGTCGGACCCGGCATACATCCTCCCCGAGATCCAGAGGGTAAGCGAGTCCACGAGCAAGGCTCGCGAGCCTCCAGCAGTCCGAGCAGCGTCCGGCAGGCTCGCACCAGAGGGCCCGTAGGAGATCTCGAACGTGTCCCAACCGGCGGGCCGCCCACGGCGATGGTCCTCGATGCGCTGCCACATCTCCGCGTCGTCCTCCGGGGCCTCGGCGGTGGCCACGTACAGCACGCTCTCGCCGCCAAGCTCCAGGGCGAGACGCTCGGCGAAGCGGCTCTTCCCGCTGCGCGCGCCGCCGGTAACGAACGTTCGCACGCTCATGGCCGCTCTGACAGCTCTGCCCGCACGGCATCCACCAGACGCCGGTTCTCCTCCCCGCCCCGCACCGCGACCCGGAAGTGCTCCGGGCCCAGCCCCTCAAAAGGCTCACAGCCCCGCACGAGCATCCCGCACCGGGCCAGACGTTCCGGCATCCCCGCGGGTCCCCTGAGCAGCAGGAAGTTCGCGTCGCCCCCATACACCCTGAGCCGGGGTATGGGCCGGAGAGCGGAGATCATCCCGGCCCGGAGCTCCGACATCAGCTCGACCGATCGTGTCGTGAAGCCGGGTTCAGAGGCCGCCGATATCCCCGCGGCCTCGGCGGCTACGTTTACGGGCCACGAGGGCTGTAGCCCGCCGTACCGGTCGGCTTCCGGGGTGACGAGACAGCCGAGCCTGAGGCCCGGCACGCAGAAGAACTTGGTAAAAGAGCGCGCCACGATCAGGCCGGGGCCGGTACGATCGGCTACGCTCAGTTCCGGCGCGAAATCCGCGAAAGCCTCGTCCACCACGAGCGCCGCCCCGGCCTCCCGCACCGTCTCCGCGACTTGCAGCACCTCTTTACGCCGGATTCCGCCGCCGGTCGGGTTGTTCGGGTTGCAGAGGAAGACGGCGTCGCGCTCCGACGGCTCTCCCAGGGAGCTGTGGTCCAGCACGAACCGGTCTCCACTCTCGCGCCAGGCGACGCGTCGGACGACCTCCAGCCCGGCGGCCCCAGCGGCGGCCGCGTACTCGCTGAAGGTGGGGTCGAGGATCAGGGCCCGCCGGGCCCCGGAACGCGCCAGCCCGAGCGCGGCCAGGAAAAGCGCCTCCGTCCCGCCGTTGGTGGGCAGTATGGAGGCCGGATCCACTGCTAGATAACCCGCCAGAGCCCGGCGGAGCTCCGTATATCCCGGGTCCGGGTAGACCGTGGCCGAGGAGATCGCGGCCCGCGCCGCCGCCAGCGTACCGGAGGGAGGCCCGAGGGGATTGATGTTCTGGG
Above is a genomic segment from Rubrobacter aplysinae containing:
- a CDS encoding adenosylcobinamide-GDP ribazoletransferase, whose product is MRALLSFFTSFFTVYPAGRATLGEAASYGYLQAVFGILVGLPVVAALLGLGYLLPAGVAVSLGFVAVPLAAGHRHMDGLPDVGDVLAISAGVT
- a CDS encoding aminotransferase class I/II-fold pyridoxal phosphate-dependent enzyme encodes the protein MAEGWVESPGGRHHGAHAAAASRRLGLAREDFLDFSQNINPLGPPSGTLAAARAAISSATVYPDPGYTELRRALAGYLAVDPASILPTNGGTEALFLAALGLARSGARRALILDPTFSEYAAAAGAAGLEVVRRVAWRESGDRFVLDHSSLGEPSERDAVFLCNPNNPTGGGIRRKEVLQVAETVREAGAALVVDEAFADFAPELSVADRTGPGLIVARSFTKFFCVPGLRLGCLVTPEADRYGGLQPSWPVNVAAEAAGISAASEPGFTTRSVELMSELRAGMISALRPIPRLRVYGGDANFLLLRGPAGMPERLARCGMLVRGCEPFEGLGPEHFRVAVRGGEENRRLVDAVRAELSERP
- a CDS encoding bifunctional adenosylcobinamide kinase/adenosylcobinamide-phosphate guanylyltransferase, translated to MSVRTFVTGGARSGKSRFAERLALELGGESVLYVATAEAPEDDAEMWQRIEDHRRGRPAGWDTFEISYGPSGASLPDAARTAGGSRALLVDSLTLWISGRMYAGSDEEVLGELDVFLSDASGLGPPVVVVSDEVGLGLVPESPEGRRFRDLLGLANQRVAAAAEEVYLCVSGVPLRLR